In the Methyloterricola oryzae genome, CGTCCCGAGCAGAATGGCCGCCATGAAACCGCTTCATACCCCGTTGCCGGCGGATAAGCTTTACACGCCTTGCGACGGCACCCTGCTGGATTTCGGAACCACCGAGGAACTGGCCGATGCCGATGTCATCATTGGCCAGGACCGCGCCCTCACCGCCATCCATTTCGGTGTCGGCATGGCCCGCCCCGGCTACAACATCTTCGCCCTGGGCCCTCCCGGCTGCGGCAAGCTGACAGCCGTCAAGGAAATCGTGACCCGCGAAGCCCAGAACCAGCCTCCGCCGCAAGACTGGTGCTACGTGACCAACTTCGACCAGCCGGCCAAGCCCCTGGCCCTGGGCCTGCCCGCCGGCGTCGGCAAGCGGTTTGCCCAGGACATGGAGCATCTGTGCGAGGAACTGAACACCGCGATACCCGCTACCTTCGAGGGCGAGGAATATCGCACCCGCGCCGAGGACATCGAGGAAAAGGCCAGGATCAAGGAACTGACCTCCCTCAACGCCTTGCGCGGCGAAGCAAGAAAGCAGAATGTCAGCGTCATCGAAACGCCCACCGGCTATGCCTTCGCGCCGGTGGACGCCAATGACCAGGTGATGGGCCCGGAGCAGTTCGAAAAGCTGAGCGAACAAGAACAGCGTGCCTTGCAGGAAACCATCGCCCAGTTGCACCAGAAACTGGAAAAGCTGCTGCGGCAGTTTCCCATCTGGCGCAAGGAGGCCAAGGAACGCATCAAGCGTCTGAACCGGGAATTTGCCGCCCTCTCGGTCGGCCACTTGATCGCGGATCTGCGGCAGCGCTACGCGGAGCATGCACGCATCATGGAATACCTGGCCGATGCGGAACAGGACATCGTCGAGCATGCGGAAGAGTTCTTCCCGCGCTCGGACTCGTCCTCGCCTTTTGCGCTTGGCGGCCGCCGCAACATCCTCTCCCGCTACCGAGTGAACCTGCTGGTGGACCACGCAAGCAGCCATCAAGCGCCCATCGTGTGCGAAGACCTGCCCAGCCACGGCAACCTGATCGGGCGCATCGAATACCAGGCCCAGCTCGGCGCACTGGTTACCGATTTCACCATGATCAAGCCGGGGGCCCTGCACCAGGCCAATGGCGGCTATCTGATCCTGGACGCGCGCAAGCTCCTGATGCAACCCTTCGCCTGGGAAAGCCTGAAACGCTGCCTGCAGGCAGGGGAAATCCGCATCGAATCCCTGGAGCGCACCCTCAGCCTGGTCAGCACCGCCTCGCTGGAGCCGGAACCGATCCCCCTGAACCTGAAGATCATCCTCACCGGGGAACGCTTGCTCTACTACCTGCTCTGTCTGTACGACCCGGAGTTTCGCGATTTCTTCAAGGTATCCGCCGACTTCGACGAGAGCATGCCCCGCAGCGGGGACAGCGTCGCCCTGTATGCACGGGTCATCGCCAGCCTGGCCCGTCGCGAGGACCTGCGGCCCCTGGACAAGTCGGCGGTATGCCGCGTGATCGAGCACGGCGCGCGCCTGGCGCAGGATTCCCAGCGCCTGACCACGCAATTGCGCGAACTCAACGACCTCTTGAAGGAGGCGGATTATTGCGCCGGCAAGGCCGGACGTAAGGTCATCGGGCGAGACGATGTCGTCTCCGCCATCGAGCATCAGGTCTATCGCAATGCGCGGGTCCGAGATCACGTCTACGACGCCATCCAGCGCGGCACCCTGTTCATCGATACCCAGGGCGGGGCCATTGGCCAGGTCAACGGCCTGTCCGTGCTCAGCCTGGGTGAGTTCGCCTTTGGCCAGGCCTCGAGGATTACCGCCACCACCCGCCTGGGCTCGGGAAAAGTGGTGGATATCGAACGGGAAACGGAACTGGGCGGCGCCATCCACAGCAAGGGCGTCATGATCCTGTCCAGCTTCCTCGCCTCCCGCTACGCTCGCAGCACGCCCTTTTCCGTCGCCGTCAGCCTGGTGTTCGAACAGTCCTATGGCGGGGTGGAAGGCGACAGCGCCTCGCTGGCGGAACTGTGCTGCATCATCTCGTCTCTTTCGGGGCTGCCCGTGCTGCAGTCCCTGGCGGTCACCGGCTCGGTGAACCAGCACGGCCAGGTGCAGCCCATCGGCGGGGTCAACGAAAAAGTGGAGGGCTTTTTCGACATCTGCGCGGCGCGGGGCCTGAACGGCGAGCAGGGCGTGATCATTCCCGCCGCCAACGTGCCCCACCTGATGCTGCGGGAGGATGTCGTCGAAGCGGCGCGCGCCGGTCGATTCCACATCCACGCCGTCGACTCCGCGGACCAGGCGCTAGAACTGCTGCTGGCGACACCTGTGGGGACACCGGATGAAGAGGGGCGATTCGCAGCAGACACCATCAACGCGCGTGTCATGAACAAGCTGGCGGAATTCACCGACATACGGCAGCGCCTGAATGAGCCATCGCCAAAGAACGGAAGTGCGTGATCCACATCAGGGCGAAAAACTGGTTTATATAAACCATTTCCGCCTCTATTAAAAAAATAATGGTGTAAATCCACCAATAAGCGATTGCAGTGCATGCCGCTCTCTGGTTTAATTGGTTTCGTTACGAAACCAGGCGAGCGAGCCGCAACCTTGACCGACTGCCAACCGATCATCCTCTCTTCGCCACGACCCTCCGGC is a window encoding:
- a CDS encoding Lon protease family protein, with amino-acid sequence MKPLHTPLPADKLYTPCDGTLLDFGTTEELADADVIIGQDRALTAIHFGVGMARPGYNIFALGPPGCGKLTAVKEIVTREAQNQPPPQDWCYVTNFDQPAKPLALGLPAGVGKRFAQDMEHLCEELNTAIPATFEGEEYRTRAEDIEEKARIKELTSLNALRGEARKQNVSVIETPTGYAFAPVDANDQVMGPEQFEKLSEQEQRALQETIAQLHQKLEKLLRQFPIWRKEAKERIKRLNREFAALSVGHLIADLRQRYAEHARIMEYLADAEQDIVEHAEEFFPRSDSSSPFALGGRRNILSRYRVNLLVDHASSHQAPIVCEDLPSHGNLIGRIEYQAQLGALVTDFTMIKPGALHQANGGYLILDARKLLMQPFAWESLKRCLQAGEIRIESLERTLSLVSTASLEPEPIPLNLKIILTGERLLYYLLCLYDPEFRDFFKVSADFDESMPRSGDSVALYARVIASLARREDLRPLDKSAVCRVIEHGARLAQDSQRLTTQLRELNDLLKEADYCAGKAGRKVIGRDDVVSAIEHQVYRNARVRDHVYDAIQRGTLFIDTQGGAIGQVNGLSVLSLGEFAFGQASRITATTRLGSGKVVDIERETELGGAIHSKGVMILSSFLASRYARSTPFSVAVSLVFEQSYGGVEGDSASLAELCCIISSLSGLPVLQSLAVTGSVNQHGQVQPIGGVNEKVEGFFDICAARGLNGEQGVIIPAANVPHLMLREDVVEAARAGRFHIHAVDSADQALELLLATPVGTPDEEGRFAADTINARVMNKLAEFTDIRQRLNEPSPKNGSA